The following are from one region of the Corythoichthys intestinalis isolate RoL2023-P3 chromosome 17, ASM3026506v1, whole genome shotgun sequence genome:
- the dolk gene encoding dolichol kinase: protein MIDPVLVESATVSTVVLCVHAALWNQHSWCAVGLLVQAFYSQRKWDRLLKSDGAVFQFRPAAGSSGVVPASLVMPLLGLVLRAQCASAGQVHLERFFMVVTVSGMVLALFVSLIALGVTRPAPVHACAAAGLSAASVAYAAKRTLTVSEVIEVLEVLLIFVYLSLIALYLLPRCFTPGEALLVVGAVSVALNQLIKRSLSRTEADGGGDPLTYLLPVLSVGLLLLGALFALLFRFMESETWASSLFFHTVTAVLALGVLAPWLSLFIGRHPLTWLWDFVTLDRRRLELVAYWAFLCLAAAGVVLLQNRRRPAGSEKRQASTTVRKYFHVIAVATFVPGLLYDRRLLHVASAGCLAVFLFLEYVRYFRIKPLGTPLRRLLASFLDDRDSGPLILTHVYLLLGMALPVWLSPTACASAGAGGLAPYAGVLAVGVGDAVAAVFGAALGELRWPGTRKTVEGTATSVLAQVAAVALLLIFDAEVDLDGAFSWVLASVTLVAVLEAYTAQIDNLLLPLYLLVLLML, encoded by the coding sequence ATGATCGACCCGGTTCTGGTGGAGTCGGCGACGGTGTCGACTGTGGTCCTTTGTGTCCATGCGGCACTGTGGAACCAGCACTCGTGGTGCGCGGTGGGGCTGCTGGTCCAGGCCTTCTACTCGCAGCGCAAGTGGGACCGCCTGCTCAAGTCGGACGGCGCCGTCTTTCAGTTCCGGCCGGCCGCCGGCAGCAGCGGTGTGGTGCCGGCTTCGCTGGTGATGCCTCTCCTGGGTCTGGTCCTGCGGGCCCAGTGCGCCTCGGCGGGTCAAGTGCACCTGGAGCGCTTCTTCATGGTGGTGACTGTGAGCGGCATGGTCCTAGCGCTCTTCGTGTCCTTGATCGCGCTGGGCGTCACGCGGCCGGCGCCAGTTCACGCCTGCGCGGCGGCCGGGCTGTCGGCCGCCTCCGTGGCCTACGCGGCCAAGCGGACCCTGACCGTGTCGGAGGTGATCGAGGTCCTGGAGGTGCTCCTGATCTTCGTCTACCTCAGCTTGATCGCGCTGTACCTGCTGCCGCGATGCTTCACGCCCGGCGAGGCGCTCCTGGTGGTGGGCGCTGTTAGCGTGGCGCTTAACCAGCTGATCAAGCGCTCGCTGAGCCGGACCGAGGCGGACGGCGGGGGCGACCCGCTCACCTATCTGCTGCCCGTGCTGTCGGTAGGCTTGCTCCTGCTGGGCGCGCTCTTCGCCCTGCTCTTCCGCTTCATGGAGTCGGAGACGTGGGCGTCCTCGCTCTTCTTCCACACCGTGACGGCCGTGCTGGCCCTGGGCGTCCTGGCGCCGTGGCTATCGCTTTTCATCGGACGCCATCCTCTCACCTGGTTGTGGGACTTTGTCACTTTGGACCGCCGGCGTCTGGAACTGGTGGCGTACTGGGCCTTTCTGTGCTTGGCGGCCGCCGGCGTGGTCCTGCTGCAGAACCGACGGCGCCCGGCGGGCTCAGAGAAGCGCCAGGCTTCCACCACCGTGCGCAAGTACTTCCACGTCATTGCCGTGGCCACCTTTGTGCCGGGGCTCCTCTACGACCGGCGCTTGCTGCACGTGGCGTCGGCGGGGTGCCTGGCGGTCTTCCTCTTTCTGGAATACGTGCGCTACTTCCGGATTAAGCCGCTTGGGACACCGCTCCGCCGGCTCCTCGCCTCATTCCTGGACGACCGGGATTCTGGTCCGCTTATCCTCACCCACGTCTACCTCCTGCTGGGCATGGCGCTGCCCGTCTGGCTTTCGCCGACGGCGTGTGCGTCAGCAGGGGCGGGCGGCCTAGCGCCCTACGCCGGCGTGCTGGCAGTGGGCGTTGGCGACGCGGTGGCGGCCGTTTTCGGCGCCGCGCTGGGCGAGCTCCGCTGGCCCGGCACCCGCAAGACTGTCGAGGGCACGGCCACCTCGGTGCTGGCTCAGGTGGCCGCCGTGGCCCTCTTGCTGATTTTTGACGCGGAGGTGGACCTGGACGGCGCCTTCTCTTGGGTCCTGGCCTCAGTGACTTTGGTGGCCGTGCTGGAGGCCTACACCGCTCAGATCGACAACCTGCTGCTACCGCTCTACCTGCTCGTCCTGCTCATGCTCTGA
- the atp6v1g1 gene encoding V-type proton ATPase subunit G 1 has translation MASQSQGIQQLLQAEKRAAEKVAEARKRKNRRLKQAKEEAQAEIEQYRLQRDKEFKTKEAAALGSHGNSAVEVDRDTAERMGRIQASYRGNRDVVLGDLLRRVCDIQPEFHANYRVAG, from the exons ATGGCGAGTCAGTCGCAGGGAATCCAGCAGCTGCTGCAGGCAGAGAAGAGAGCCGCCGAGAAGGTGGCGGAAGCCCGCAAAC GTAAAAATCGGCGTCTGAAGCAAGCCAAAGAAGAAGCGCAAGCTGAGATCGAACAATATCGACTGCAGAGGGACAAAGAGTTCAAGACCAAAGAGGCGGCG GCGCTGGGTTCCCACGGCAACAGCGCGGTTGAGGTGGACCGCGACACCGCCGAGCGCATGGGTCGGATCCAGGCCAGTTACCGCGGCAACCGGGACGTCGTGCTGGGCGACCTCCTGCGCCGCGTCTGCGACATCCAGCCCGAGTTTCACGCCAACTATCGCGTGGCCGGCTAG